One genomic segment of Flavobacteriaceae bacterium includes these proteins:
- a CDS encoding helix-turn-helix domain-containing protein: MEENAFQRIETGRANPSLKTLLKIANANNSNSP; the protein is encoded by the coding sequence ATGGAAGAAAATGCATTCCAACGAATTGAGACTGGTCGTGCAAACCCATCTTTAAAAACATTACTTAAAATTGCTAATGCTAATAATTCAAATTCGCCGTAA
- a CDS encoding IS4 family transposase has product MKKTNASTKSSELNSVLSSHFQGKINLARIKLISHFIIALCKVQTVTFEKVANAFETSVDSKSSLRRIQRFIADYSLDGDLIARLIFSLLPKQEGLILSIDRTNWKFGQTNINIFKLGVVYKGVAFPLLFTMLDKPGNSNSQERIDLVNRFIRLFGKDVIKSIVADREFVGNHWLDFLNTNGIKYYIRIRNNFKVELPDKNKTIKVFHLFNPHKINEFVYYPKIVRVNGQLCFLSGCKLYPKNGKPDFLIIVSFNAPDKAFEQYKERWQIEMCFKAMKASGFDIENTHLQDIKRIEKLVLLVMMAFVWCYKVGIYLHQIKPIKIKKHGRMAKSIFKYGLDYIASVLLNPVNQNNMNLTKFLSCT; this is encoded by the coding sequence ATGAAAAAAACCAATGCTTCCACTAAAAGTAGTGAATTAAATTCAGTTTTAAGTTCTCATTTCCAAGGTAAGATCAATTTGGCAAGAATCAAACTCATATCACATTTCATTATCGCCCTCTGTAAGGTACAGACAGTTACCTTTGAAAAGGTAGCCAACGCTTTTGAGACCTCAGTAGATTCGAAGTCATCACTCAGACGTATTCAAAGATTTATTGCTGATTATTCGTTGGATGGAGATTTGATCGCTCGTCTTATATTTAGTCTCCTTCCTAAGCAAGAGGGATTGATCTTGAGTATTGATAGGACCAATTGGAAGTTTGGTCAGACCAACATCAACATTTTTAAGTTGGGAGTTGTCTATAAAGGTGTTGCCTTCCCATTGTTATTTACTATGTTAGATAAGCCAGGGAACTCTAACAGTCAGGAGCGTATTGATCTTGTGAATCGTTTCATAAGACTTTTTGGCAAAGATGTTATTAAATCCATTGTAGCCGATAGAGAGTTTGTAGGTAATCATTGGTTGGATTTCTTGAATACAAATGGAATCAAATATTATATCCGCATTCGAAACAACTTTAAGGTAGAGCTTCCTGATAAGAACAAAACCATCAAAGTATTTCACTTGTTTAATCCACATAAGATCAATGAGTTTGTGTATTATCCTAAAATTGTACGTGTTAATGGTCAGCTTTGTTTCCTTTCCGGATGCAAGTTGTACCCAAAAAATGGAAAGCCTGATTTCTTAATCATTGTATCGTTCAACGCTCCTGATAAGGCCTTTGAACAATACAAAGAACGATGGCAGATAGAGATGTGTTTTAAAGCAATGAAAGCCAGTGGCTTTGATATTGAAAACACACACCTGCAAGATATTAAGCGTATTGAAAAATTAGTACTGCTTGTAATGATGGCTTTCGTATGGTGTTACAAAGTTGGTATATATTTACATCAGATTAAGCCTATCAAAATAAAAAAGCATGGAAGAATGGCTAAAAGCATATTCAAATATGGATTAGATTATATCGCTTCTGTGCTATTAAACCCTGTAAATCAAAACAATATGAACTTGACTAAATTTTTGTCATGTACTTAG
- a CDS encoding endonuclease III, which translates to MTKQEKVQFVIDTLEKLYPETPIPLDHEDPYTLLIAVLMSAQSTDARVNTITPLLFAKADNPYDMVKLSVEEIREIIKPVGLSPMKSKGIYGLSHILIDKHNGEVPKSFEALEALPGVGHKTASVVMSQAFGVPAFPVDTHIHRLLYRWNFTNGKSVIQTERDAKRLFPKEIWNKLHLQIIYYGREYSQARGWNLDNDIITKTIGRKSVLGDYYKKNSR; encoded by the coding sequence ATGACAAAGCAAGAGAAGGTTCAATTTGTAATTGATACATTGGAAAAACTATACCCGGAAACGCCAATTCCTCTAGATCATGAAGACCCGTATACATTGTTAATTGCCGTATTAATGTCGGCACAAAGTACAGATGCACGTGTTAATACAATTACTCCGCTCTTATTTGCAAAGGCAGATAACCCGTATGATATGGTAAAGTTATCCGTAGAAGAAATCCGGGAAATTATAAAGCCTGTCGGTTTATCTCCTATGAAATCCAAAGGTATATACGGGCTGTCTCATATACTGATCGATAAACACAACGGTGAGGTCCCAAAGAGTTTTGAAGCATTGGAAGCATTACCGGGTGTTGGGCATAAAACAGCAAGCGTTGTGATGAGTCAAGCATTTGGAGTACCTGCATTTCCTGTTGATACACATATTCACAGGTTATTATATCGGTGGAATTTTACGAATGGCAAAAGCGTTATACAAACCGAAAGAGATGCAAAACGTTTATTTCCTAAGGAAATATGGAACAAATTACATTTACAAATTATTTATTACGGGAGAGAATACTCACAGGCAAGGGGTTGGAATTTAGATAATGATATCATTACTAAAACAATAGGCAGAAAATCCGTATTAGGTGATTATTACAAAAAAAATAGTCGTTAA
- a CDS encoding sigma-70 family RNA polymerase sigma factor: protein MCTNSNSDSTLVNDYIKGNEFALEILIKRHQQRIYSFIYNKVQDRDITEDVFQDTFIKVIKTLKRGNYNEEGKFLPWVMRISQNLIIDHFRKSNRIPSFKNTDGFDIFSVLSDNDLNVEKKIIKEQIYTDVRVLIEELPDDQKEVLLMRIYKDMSFKEISENTSVSINTALGRMRYALINLRKIIEKHKIVLVN, encoded by the coding sequence ATGTGTACAAATTCAAATTCCGACAGCACTTTGGTAAACGATTATATTAAGGGTAATGAATTTGCCTTGGAAATTCTTATCAAAAGACACCAGCAACGTATATATAGCTTTATATATAATAAAGTTCAGGATAGAGATATAACAGAAGATGTTTTTCAAGATACTTTTATAAAAGTAATTAAAACCTTAAAAAGAGGAAATTATAATGAAGAAGGGAAGTTTCTACCTTGGGTAATGCGTATTTCCCAAAATTTGATTATAGATCATTTTAGAAAATCCAATAGAATCCCTTCTTTTAAGAATACAGATGGATTTGATATATTCTCTGTGTTGAGTGATAATGATTTAAACGTAGAGAAAAAGATTATAAAAGAGCAAATTTACACGGATGTAAGGGTTCTGATTGAGGAGTTGCCGGACGATCAAAAAGAAGTATTACTAATGCGTATATATAAAGATATGAGTTTCAAAGAAATCAGTGAAAATACAAGTGTTAGCATTAATACTGCTTTGGGAAGAATGCGGTATGCATTGATCAACCTGAGGAAAATAATAGAAAAGCATAAAATTGTTTTGGTAAATTGA
- a CDS encoding IS3 family transposase, producing MKIAPINRKKRRYAIATICNAFELKRDAYYKYQKRFVLKKQIEQNVIMLVKKSRKTLPREGTRKLMKSLHNDFRKQNINIGRDQLFRILKENNLLIRRKKYSSKTTNSYHRFYKYKNIIKDLIINRPNQVWASDITYIRTINGFCYLALITDMYSRKIVGYDISDSLELKGCVRALNKAIYQTKNTEEIIHHSDRGIQYCSNVYTQILKRKKIQISMTQENHCYENAMAERVNGILKDEFFLDQTFTNINHAKKATKNAIKLYNNKRLHLSLDYKTPNYVHKNVA from the coding sequence ATGAAAATAGCACCGATTAATAGAAAAAAAAGAAGGTACGCCATCGCTACTATTTGTAATGCTTTCGAGTTAAAAAGAGATGCTTATTACAAATATCAAAAAAGGTTTGTTCTTAAAAAACAAATAGAACAAAATGTAATAATGCTTGTTAAAAAAAGCAGGAAAACATTACCCAGAGAAGGTACTAGAAAGCTAATGAAATCCTTACATAATGATTTTAGGAAACAGAATATAAATATAGGTAGAGACCAGTTATTTAGAATCTTAAAAGAAAATAATTTGTTAATTAGAAGGAAAAAATATTCTTCTAAAACAACCAACTCTTACCATCGTTTTTATAAATATAAAAATATCATAAAAGACCTGATCATTAATAGACCTAACCAAGTTTGGGCTTCGGATATTACCTATATAAGAACTATAAATGGATTTTGTTATTTAGCACTTATTACTGATATGTATTCAAGAAAAATAGTAGGCTATGATATTAGTGATAGTTTAGAACTTAAAGGCTGTGTTAGAGCTTTAAATAAAGCTATTTATCAAACTAAAAATACCGAAGAAATCATACATCATTCTGATAGAGGAATACAATATTGTAGCAATGTTTATACTCAAATTTTGAAAAGAAAAAAGATACAAATCAGTATGACCCAAGAAAATCATTGCTACGAAAACGCAATGGCCGAAAGAGTTAACGGAATTTTAAAAGATGAATTCTTCCTCGACCAAACATTTACAAATATCAATCACGCCAAAAAAGCAACAAAAAATGCAATCAAATTATATAATAATAAAAGATTACATTTATCTTTAGATTATAAAACACCTAATTACGTGCACAAAAATGTAGCATAA
- a CDS encoding peptidoglycan DD-metalloendopeptidase family protein, whose product MRKLILFVTVFVCFYQIFGQKYPQHYFRSPLDIPLVLSGTFGELRNNHFHSGIDIKTKQREGLKIYAVADGYVSRIKVALLGYGKVIYITHHNGYTSVYAHLSKFGNGIEEYVKRIQYKKEAYEIGNIYLKPNQITVNKGQVIGYSGSTGGSSTPHLHYELRDTKTEKIINPLLFGLKVEDTIAPKIVKLMAYTIDNQSRINHSNKNQMIAIRKKDHHHYISNRITASGRIGFGISVHDLLNNAANKNGVHSIEMLVNEKKVYYHDLETFSFAESKYINLLIDYPYYYKYKRKIQKMHIAKGNNLSIYEDVINNGVITIENNKNYFVKIIATDVVGNKTTATIPIVGKEPNTIYTEAITTTPYKIKASEFNTFQKNGVTIAFPKNTFYEDTYLNFDVKDHIATIHEPSVPLDKKFTLTFDVPRYSDVEKEQLFIANMNHKKYANYQQTKKKKDKFYTTTKTLGKYALLIDNQKPKIYNLNFKNDQWITYKDKIQVHISDTGSGIKSYRATIDGEWILMEYDLKEKRLTYNFQDKKLVGSKHSFKIVVSDNIGNTNTLSATFYKK is encoded by the coding sequence TTGAGAAAATTAATACTATTTGTTACCGTATTTGTTTGCTTTTATCAAATATTCGGTCAAAAATATCCGCAACATTATTTTAGAAGCCCTTTAGATATTCCTTTGGTTTTATCCGGAACTTTTGGTGAGTTGAGAAATAATCATTTTCATTCGGGAATTGATATCAAAACAAAACAGCGTGAAGGTTTAAAAATATATGCGGTTGCCGACGGATATGTATCCAGAATTAAAGTAGCTCTTTTGGGATATGGCAAAGTGATTTACATAACACATCATAATGGCTATACAAGCGTGTATGCGCATTTAAGTAAATTTGGAAACGGGATAGAAGAATATGTAAAACGTATTCAATACAAAAAAGAAGCATATGAAATCGGGAATATATACCTGAAACCTAATCAGATTACGGTTAATAAAGGTCAGGTAATTGGTTATTCCGGAAGTACGGGCGGGTCTTCAACTCCTCATCTGCATTACGAACTGAGAGATACCAAAACTGAAAAAATAATCAACCCTCTGTTATTTGGTTTAAAAGTAGAAGATACAATAGCTCCTAAAATTGTTAAACTAATGGCATATACCATCGACAATCAATCCAGAATTAATCATTCAAATAAAAACCAAATGATTGCCATTAGAAAAAAAGATCATCATCATTATATTTCTAACAGAATAACTGCCAGTGGCCGTATTGGATTTGGAATAAGTGTACATGATTTGTTAAACAATGCTGCTAATAAGAATGGGGTGCATAGCATAGAAATGTTGGTGAATGAAAAAAAAGTATATTATCACGATTTAGAAACTTTTTCTTTTGCAGAAAGTAAATATATTAATCTATTAATAGATTATCCATACTACTATAAATACAAAAGAAAAATACAAAAAATGCATATTGCTAAGGGAAATAATTTAAGTATATATGAAGATGTGATAAATAATGGGGTTATCACTATAGAAAACAATAAAAATTATTTTGTAAAAATTATTGCTACTGATGTTGTTGGTAATAAAACTACCGCCACCATCCCGATTGTCGGAAAAGAACCCAATACTATTTATACGGAAGCAATAACGACTACACCGTATAAAATAAAAGCATCTGAATTTAATACGTTTCAAAAAAATGGGGTGACCATAGCTTTTCCAAAAAATACTTTTTATGAAGACACATATTTAAATTTTGATGTAAAAGATCATATAGCAACCATACATGAACCTTCTGTTCCTCTTGACAAAAAGTTTACGTTAACTTTTGATGTTCCCAGATATAGCGATGTTGAAAAAGAGCAACTTTTTATAGCAAATATGAATCATAAAAAGTATGCTAATTACCAACAAACAAAGAAAAAGAAAGATAAATTTTATACTACAACTAAAACTCTAGGTAAGTACGCTTTACTAATTGACAATCAAAAACCTAAAATATATAATTTGAATTTTAAAAATGATCAATGGATTACTTATAAAGATAAAATTCAAGTACACATCTCAGATACGGGTTCGGGAATAAAATCATATAGAGCTACTATTGACGGAGAATGGATTTTAATGGAATATGATTTGAAAGAGAAGAGATTGACATATAACTTTCAAGATAAAAAGTTGGTAGGTAGCAAACATTCTTTTAAAATTGTAGTATCAGATAACATTGGAAATACCAATACGCTGTCTGCAACGTTTTACAAGAAGTAA
- a CDS encoding thioredoxin-dependent thiol peroxidase produces the protein MTRLQIGDAAPNFEAKDSEGNTIKLSDYTGKKLVIFFYPKADTPGCTAEACNLKDNYHTFLAKGYDVLGVSADTARKQHNFIKKYELPFPLLADEDKAVIHAFDVWGPKKFMGREFDGIHRTTFVIDEKGVIEDIILKVKTKDHTAQILKF, from the coding sequence ATGACAAGATTACAAATAGGTGACGCAGCCCCAAATTTTGAAGCAAAAGATAGCGAAGGAAACACCATTAAATTAAGTGATTATACAGGTAAGAAACTGGTTATTTTCTTTTACCCAAAGGCAGATACTCCCGGTTGTACTGCTGAAGCTTGTAACCTAAAGGATAACTATCACACATTCCTGGCCAAAGGATATGACGTATTGGGAGTGAGTGCCGATACTGCCAGAAAACAACATAACTTTATCAAAAAATACGAATTGCCTTTTCCGCTATTGGCAGATGAAGATAAAGCAGTGATCCATGCTTTTGATGTATGGGGACCTAAAAAGTTTATGGGTAGAGAATTTGACGGGATTCACAGAACCACTTTTGTAATTGATGAAAAAGGAGTTATTGAGGATATCATTTTAAAAGTAAAAACAAAAGATCATACTGCCCAGATATTGAAATTTTGA
- a CDS encoding transposase gives MYKNDGYVRRYSESFKLKVLAELTKGNHSKRQIALTYGIQSSTINVWIKKYDRKDLMNTRVTVQTDDELSRIKALQKELKQLKDLLIKKDLDKLVNDSYLEVAAENLGYKNVEELKKNLNIKP, from the coding sequence ATGTATAAAAATGATGGATATGTAAGACGTTATAGTGAGAGTTTTAAACTCAAAGTATTAGCAGAACTTACCAAAGGAAACCATTCCAAAAGACAAATTGCCTTAACTTACGGCATACAATCTAGTACGATAAACGTATGGATTAAAAAATATGACCGTAAAGATTTAATGAACACCCGTGTAACCGTGCAAACAGACGACGAATTATCCCGTATTAAAGCCCTTCAAAAAGAGCTAAAACAACTCAAAGATCTTCTTATTAAAAAGGATCTAGATAAACTTGTGAATGATAGTTATCTTGAAGTAGCTGCTGAAAATCTTGGCTATAAAAATGTTGAAGAATTAAAAAAAAACTTAAACATAAAGCCTTAA
- a CDS encoding TonB-dependent receptor plug domain-containing protein, whose translation MKNTLFILLTLPSIVIAQKTAILKGTVTNKENNPIADVSVKYNTIGTTTDSNGRYQIRIPVNQEISIVFSHLSYHSITRIITAKRVTTYRYSPTLTLKTEKLDEVVIENLDDDAAGLKTIDKTLVHKIPGGGVENTLITSFGGVSNNNELSTQYNVRGGNFDENLVYVNGIQIYRPFLVRSGQQEGLSFLNTHMVRNIKFSAGGFQAKYGDKLSSVLDITYREPRKFATTADASLLGGSITLEGLFADKLSAILGVRYRDNSLFVNSKQIETNFRPSFTDIQTFLSYGVNHQLSLHFLSNFSINDYNYKPLTRRTRFGTLAEPLELIVFYQGQERDKFLTSFGAFSANYKVHDDLALTGTISAYNTQEEEYFDIAASYNLGQVDANLGSQTFGEVEFSEGIGSQLNHARNDLDALIMNAEVRGTYKKNDNQIDFGVKYQIENIRDRIREWEIIDSLGFSVRPPDHLITNEQPYTSFEGPITPFQNVRAENDISINRLSGFVQFSRKINLGMHDIWYNIGVRSQIWSVKPTGESTKTQFIISPRAQFAIKPDWEKDILFRISGGWYSQPPFYRELRGMTGAINKNVKAQKSIHLVLGSDYSFTMWNRPFKLTAELYYKNLTDVNSYVVDNVRIRYQANNNSRAYAYGLDVRLNGEFVPGNESWVSFGYLKTEENIDNRGYIARPTDQRLKFGILFQDYVPNIPNLKAYLNLVYNTGVPGGAPAYADPYDFQQRLRDYRRADIGVSYVFVDANKKNKYTTGFLSKFKEFTAGLELFNMFDIQNSITNTWVRDVYSKRQFGIPNFLTGRILNVKVGMKF comes from the coding sequence GTGAAAAATACTTTATTTATTTTATTGACGCTCCCAAGTATAGTAATAGCTCAAAAAACAGCAATTTTAAAAGGGACCGTAACAAACAAAGAGAATAACCCTATTGCGGATGTTTCGGTAAAATACAATACAATTGGCACTACTACAGATAGTAATGGGAGGTATCAAATAAGAATTCCTGTCAATCAAGAAATCTCTATTGTTTTTAGTCATCTGTCTTATCATTCCATTACCAGAATCATTACTGCTAAAAGAGTAACTACATACAGGTACTCCCCTACACTTACTTTAAAGACTGAAAAATTAGATGAAGTAGTTATTGAGAACCTCGATGACGATGCTGCAGGGCTCAAAACAATAGATAAAACACTTGTTCATAAAATACCCGGAGGTGGTGTGGAAAATACGTTGATAACCTCATTTGGAGGGGTTTCAAATAATAATGAACTCAGTACACAATACAATGTGCGAGGTGGTAATTTTGATGAAAATCTGGTATATGTAAACGGTATACAAATTTATCGTCCCTTTTTAGTCAGATCCGGTCAACAAGAAGGGTTGAGTTTTTTAAATACCCATATGGTTAGGAATATCAAATTCTCAGCAGGAGGATTTCAAGCCAAATATGGTGATAAACTTTCTTCTGTTTTGGATATTACTTACAGGGAGCCTAGAAAATTTGCTACCACTGCAGATGCCAGCTTATTGGGAGGTAGTATCACTCTTGAAGGTTTATTTGCAGATAAACTATCTGCTATTCTGGGAGTTAGATATAGAGACAATAGTTTGTTTGTAAATAGCAAACAGATAGAAACAAATTTCAGGCCTAGTTTTACAGACATTCAAACTTTTTTATCTTACGGTGTAAACCATCAATTGAGCTTGCATTTTTTAAGCAATTTTTCTATAAATGATTACAATTATAAGCCTTTGACCAGAAGAACTCGTTTTGGAACGCTAGCCGAACCTTTGGAGCTTATCGTATTTTATCAAGGACAGGAAAGAGATAAGTTTCTTACTTCCTTTGGAGCTTTTAGTGCTAATTATAAAGTACATGATGATTTAGCTCTTACAGGAACTATTTCTGCCTATAATACACAGGAGGAAGAATATTTTGATATTGCCGCTTCTTATAATTTAGGTCAGGTAGATGCTAATCTGGGATCTCAAACTTTCGGAGAAGTCGAATTTTCCGAAGGCATAGGCTCTCAGCTAAACCATGCGCGTAATGATCTGGATGCACTGATTATGAATGCGGAAGTCAGGGGAACGTATAAAAAAAATGATAATCAAATTGATTTTGGTGTAAAATATCAGATAGAAAATATCAGAGATCGTATTAGGGAATGGGAAATCATAGATTCTTTGGGTTTTTCCGTAAGACCCCCGGATCACCTAATCACGAATGAACAACCTTATACTTCTTTTGAGGGTCCCATTACTCCTTTTCAAAATGTCAGAGCAGAAAATGATATAAGTATAAACAGGCTTTCCGGTTTTGTACAATTCAGTAGAAAAATCAACTTAGGAATGCACGATATTTGGTATAATATTGGGGTTAGAAGTCAGATATGGTCTGTAAAACCCACCGGAGAAAGTACAAAAACCCAATTCATCATAAGCCCAAGAGCGCAATTTGCCATTAAGCCGGATTGGGAAAAGGATATACTTTTCAGAATTTCAGGAGGTTGGTATTCTCAACCTCCATTTTACAGAGAACTCAGAGGAATGACCGGTGCTATTAATAAAAACGTAAAAGCTCAAAAATCGATTCATCTTGTGCTTGGAAGTGATTATAGTTTTACAATGTGGAACCGGCCTTTTAAACTAACTGCAGAGCTTTATTACAAAAATTTAACCGATGTAAATTCTTACGTTGTTGACAATGTACGAATCCGGTATCAGGCAAATAATAATAGCAGGGCATATGCCTATGGTTTGGATGTTCGTTTAAATGGTGAGTTTGTTCCCGGTAATGAAAGTTGGGTGAGTTTTGGTTATCTAAAAACAGAAGAAAACATAGATAACCGCGGATATATAGCCAGGCCTACGGATCAACGTTTAAAATTTGGTATTCTATTTCAGGATTATGTTCCCAATATACCCAACTTAAAAGCATACTTGAATTTAGTGTACAATACGGGGGTTCCCGGAGGTGCTCCTGCATATGCGGACCCGTATGACTTTCAGCAGCGTTTAAGAGATTACAGGCGGGCAGATATAGGAGTTTCTTATGTTTTTGTCGATGCCAATAAAAAGAACAAATACACTACAGGATTCCTTTCTAAATTTAAGGAGTTTACTGCCGGTTTGGAGCTTTTTAATATGTTCGATATTCAAAACTCTATTACCAATACCTGGGTTCGTGATGTATACTCAAAACGCCAATTTGGAATCCCTAATTTTTTAACAGGCCGTATACTAAATGTTAAAGTGGGAATGAAATTTTGA